Proteins from one Setaria italica strain Yugu1 chromosome V, Setaria_italica_v2.0, whole genome shotgun sequence genomic window:
- the LOC101783650 gene encoding uncharacterized protein LOC101783650: MYDPRPGLAANGIQPIFQRGPPDHTEHDGIVVQHNCFGIRGASGGPLIRFDTHCAIGVFTGTTYGIGEAASTECVRRLLGRWLESNGVGINDTDTIQTRLDKCAELNLY; the protein is encoded by the exons ATGTACGACCCACGGCCTGGACTTGCTGCTAATGGCATACAGCCGATTTTCCAAAG GGGTCCCCCAGACCATACAGAACACGATGGTATTGTTGTTCAGCACAATTGCTTTGGGATCAGGGGTGCATCGGGAGGTCCCCTTATACGTTTTGACACTCACTGTGCTATTGGTGTATTTACCGGAACGACGTATGGCATTGGTGAGGCTGCTAGTACTGAATGTGTGAGGCGGCTATTGGGACGATGGCTTGAATCGAAT GGGGTTGGGATCAATGACACCGATACAATCCAGACAAGGCTTGACAAGTGTGCAGAATTAAATCTCTACTAG